One genomic window of Streptomonospora nanhaiensis includes the following:
- the sepX gene encoding divisome protein SepX/GlpR: MSSSPLYLAIVVVWLIVLVPMLLRRDPAPDHDDQVEYDEPVGGEAGAQDGAEAPAEDSAPEAAHPGEDADDRAPAAEDTGAVFDTDVEAHHASGPLPEPAVGREPLPPPRARRARVIARRRRRTTVLVALLGLSGAGVAAGLGPWWVLVPPTVLLLGHLVLLREAAKADAERRAAEERRRRRLERIRRARAEAAREAEVIELMERRNQVYDQYTDAQLRAAGD, encoded by the coding sequence ATGAGCAGCTCTCCTCTGTATCTCGCCATCGTCGTCGTCTGGCTGATCGTGCTGGTGCCGATGCTCCTGCGCCGCGACCCCGCGCCCGACCACGACGACCAGGTCGAGTACGACGAGCCGGTCGGCGGCGAGGCCGGTGCGCAAGACGGCGCCGAGGCGCCCGCCGAGGACAGCGCGCCCGAGGCGGCGCACCCGGGCGAGGACGCCGACGACCGCGCACCCGCCGCCGAGGACACCGGGGCGGTCTTCGACACCGACGTGGAGGCCCACCACGCCTCCGGTCCGCTGCCCGAGCCCGCCGTGGGCCGCGAGCCGCTCCCGCCCCCGCGCGCCCGCCGCGCCCGGGTCATCGCCCGCCGGCGCCGCCGCACCACCGTGCTGGTGGCGCTGCTGGGGCTGAGCGGCGCCGGGGTGGCCGCCGGCCTGGGCCCCTGGTGGGTGCTGGTGCCGCCGACCGTGCTGCTGCTGGGCCACCTGGTGCTGCTGCGCGAGGCGGCCAAGGCCGACGCCGAGCGCCGGGCCGCCGAGGAGCGCCGCCGCCGGCGCCTGGAGCGGATCCGCCGGGCCCGCGCCGAGGCCGCGCGCGAGGCCGAGGTGATCGAGCTGATGGAGCGGCGCAACCAGGTCTACGACCAGTACACCGACGCCCAGCTGCGCGCCGCGGGCGACTGA
- a CDS encoding GNAT family N-acetyltransferase produces MNRIRGWPITLAEGPVGLRPLRLRDAGALRETRVRNAEWLRPWEPTHPEMPLQSTGLSPYVAMLQAIRREARQGISMPWAITYDGVFAGQLTISAIVWGSARSAQVGYWIDRAYAGRGATPTAVALAVDHAFFTVGLHRIEASIRPENRASRRVVEKLGFREEGLRRRQLHIDGAWRDHLAYALTTEDVPGGLLARWRRRGSGAGGATGGDPGSPDAPGGGGAAPGAAPRPGWP; encoded by the coding sequence GTGAACCGGATTCGCGGCTGGCCGATCACCCTCGCGGAGGGTCCGGTCGGCCTGCGCCCGCTGCGGCTGCGCGACGCCGGCGCGCTGCGCGAGACCCGCGTCCGCAACGCCGAGTGGCTGCGGCCCTGGGAGCCCACGCACCCCGAGATGCCGCTGCAGAGCACCGGGCTGTCCCCCTACGTGGCCATGCTCCAGGCGATCCGCCGCGAGGCCCGGCAGGGCATCTCGATGCCCTGGGCCATCACCTACGACGGCGTCTTCGCCGGGCAGCTCACCATCAGCGCCATCGTGTGGGGGTCGGCGCGCTCGGCCCAGGTCGGCTACTGGATCGACCGGGCCTACGCCGGCCGCGGCGCCACCCCGACGGCGGTCGCGCTGGCGGTGGACCACGCGTTCTTCACGGTGGGCCTGCACCGGATCGAGGCCAGCATCCGCCCCGAGAACCGCGCCAGCCGGCGGGTCGTCGAGAAGCTGGGGTTCCGCGAGGAGGGCCTGCGCCGCCGCCAGTTGCACATCGACGGCGCGTGGCGCGACCACCTCGCCTACGCGCTGACCACCGAGGACGTCCCCGGCGGCCTGCTGGCGCGCTGGCGGCGGCGGGGCAGCGGCGCCGGCGGGGCGACCGGCGGCGACCCCGGCAGCCCCGACGCCCCGGGCGGAGGGGGAGCGGCGCCCGGGGCGGCGCCCCGGCCCGGATGGCCGTGA
- a CDS encoding MogA/MoaB family molybdenum cofactor biosynthesis protein, which produces MSAPETPGAPGAAPAEGAARYRVAAITASNRAAAGVYADASGEVLRAELAALPGVAVEGPWVVPDGPPVAEALARALEAGCDAAVTTGGTGLSPTDATPEATRPLLAYEIPGIAEALRAAGREKGVASAVLSRGLAGVAERGGHRMLVVNLPGSRGGVRDGMAVLGPILAHALDQLRGGDHPRPGA; this is translated from the coding sequence GTGAGCGCCCCGGAAACCCCAGGAGCACCCGGCGCCGCGCCCGCCGAGGGCGCCGCCCGCTACCGCGTCGCCGCCATCACGGCCTCCAACCGCGCCGCGGCCGGGGTCTACGCCGACGCCTCGGGCGAGGTGCTGCGCGCCGAACTTGCGGCGCTGCCCGGGGTCGCCGTCGAGGGCCCGTGGGTGGTGCCCGACGGCCCGCCCGTGGCCGAGGCCCTGGCGCGCGCCCTGGAGGCGGGCTGCGACGCCGCCGTGACCACCGGAGGCACCGGCCTGAGCCCCACCGACGCCACCCCCGAGGCCACCCGTCCGCTGCTGGCCTACGAGATCCCCGGGATCGCCGAGGCGCTGCGCGCCGCGGGCCGCGAGAAGGGCGTGGCCTCGGCCGTGCTCTCGCGCGGGCTGGCGGGGGTCGCCGAGCGCGGCGGGCACCGGATGCTGGTGGTCAACCTGCCCGGTTCCCGCGGCGGCGTCCGCGACGGCATGGCCGTGCTCGGCCCGATCCTCGCCCACGCCCTCGACCAGCTGCGCGGGGGCGACCACCCCCGCCCCGGCGCCTGA
- the moaC gene encoding cyclic pyranopterin monophosphate synthase MoaC encodes MPDAHPSGMSHLDSSGAARMVDVSAKDVTARTATATGRVLLRPDTVAALRGGGVPKGDALAVARIAGIQGAKRTPDLVPLCHPIAVHGVDLGLAVDDGGVGITATVRTADRTGVEMEALTCVMSAALALIDMVKAIDPEAVVTDVRVEEKTGGKTGHWRRSR; translated from the coding sequence ATGCCCGACGCCCATCCATCCGGGATGAGCCACCTCGACTCCTCGGGCGCGGCGCGCATGGTCGACGTCTCCGCCAAGGACGTCACCGCGCGCACGGCCACCGCCACCGGGCGGGTGCTGCTGCGCCCCGACACCGTCGCCGCCCTGCGCGGGGGAGGCGTGCCCAAGGGCGACGCCCTGGCCGTGGCCCGCATCGCGGGCATCCAGGGCGCCAAGCGCACCCCCGACCTCGTGCCGCTGTGCCACCCCATCGCCGTGCACGGGGTCGACCTCGGCCTGGCCGTGGACGACGGCGGCGTGGGCATCACCGCCACCGTGCGCACCGCCGACCGCACCGGTGTGGAGATGGAGGCCCTGACCTGCGTCATGTCCGCCGCGCTGGCGCTCATCGACATGGTCAAGGCCATCGACCCCGAGGCGGTCGTCACCGACGTCCGGGTCGAGGAGAAGACCGGCGGCAAGACCGGGCACTGGCGGCGGTCCCGGTGA
- the glp gene encoding molybdotransferase-like divisome protein Glp — MKTVEQHISDVLDLVRPLDPIELDLLRAHGGVLAEPVASPVSLPAFDNSSMDGYAVAAADVAQATAQAPVRLPVVADIPAGDPSATAVRRGHCARIMTGAPLPRGADAVVPVEWTDGGQAEVAISRPVRPGNAVRRVGEDVEKGTTVVHRGARVGGAELAVLAAVGRRAVRVHPRPRVVVLSTGAELVEPGNPIGPGQIWESNSYMLTAAALDAGCAAYRHGFVGDDPATVLRTIEDVLVQADIVLTTGGVSMGAYDVVKEVLSGLGTVRFEQVAVQPGKPQGLGTVGDPATPILTLPGNPVSSFVSFYLFVLPALRRLRGLPPDPLPSVHARLAAPVRHSPPGRRSYLRAVLEYDHAAGGTGYTAAPVSRQGSHQLSALAEVNALVVVPENTTELPEGSVVEVLQLPTGA; from the coding sequence ATGAAGACCGTCGAGCAGCACATCTCCGACGTCCTGGATCTGGTCCGCCCGCTCGACCCCATCGAGCTGGACCTGCTCCGCGCGCACGGCGGGGTGCTCGCCGAGCCGGTCGCCTCTCCGGTCTCCCTGCCCGCCTTCGACAACTCCTCGATGGACGGCTACGCCGTGGCGGCCGCCGACGTCGCCCAGGCCACGGCGCAAGCGCCCGTCCGGCTGCCCGTGGTGGCCGACATCCCCGCCGGAGACCCCTCGGCCACCGCGGTGCGGCGCGGCCACTGCGCCCGCATCATGACCGGCGCGCCCCTGCCGCGGGGCGCCGACGCGGTCGTTCCGGTGGAGTGGACCGACGGCGGCCAGGCCGAGGTCGCCATCAGCCGGCCGGTGCGCCCGGGCAACGCCGTGCGCCGCGTCGGCGAGGACGTCGAGAAGGGCACCACGGTCGTGCACCGGGGCGCCCGGGTGGGCGGCGCCGAACTCGCCGTGCTGGCCGCCGTGGGCCGCCGCGCGGTCCGCGTGCACCCCCGCCCGCGCGTGGTCGTGCTCTCCACCGGCGCCGAACTGGTGGAGCCGGGCAACCCGATCGGCCCCGGCCAGATCTGGGAGTCCAACAGCTACATGCTGACCGCGGCCGCCCTGGACGCCGGCTGCGCCGCCTACCGGCACGGGTTCGTCGGCGACGACCCCGCCACCGTGCTGCGCACCATCGAGGACGTCCTGGTGCAGGCCGACATCGTGCTGACCACCGGCGGCGTCAGCATGGGCGCCTACGACGTGGTCAAGGAGGTGCTCTCGGGCCTGGGCACCGTGCGGTTCGAGCAGGTGGCCGTGCAGCCCGGCAAGCCCCAGGGCCTGGGCACCGTCGGCGACCCGGCCACCCCCATCCTCACCCTGCCCGGCAACCCCGTCAGCTCGTTCGTGTCCTTCTACCTGTTCGTACTGCCCGCCCTGCGCCGGCTGCGCGGCCTGCCGCCCGACCCCCTGCCCTCGGTGCACGCCCGCCTGGCCGCCCCCGTCCGGCACTCGCCGCCGGGCCGCCGCTCCTACCTGCGCGCCGTGCTGGAGTACGACCACGCCGCCGGCGGCACCGGCTACACCGCGGCCCCGGTCTCGCGGCAGGGCTCCCACCAGCTCTCCGCGCTCGCCGAGGTCAACGCCCTGGTGGTGGTCCCCGAGAACACCACGGAGCTGCCCGAGGGCAGTGTGGTGGAGGTCCTGCAGCTGCCCACCGGAGCCTGA
- the galU gene encoding UTP--glucose-1-phosphate uridylyltransferase GalU — protein sequence MTDTHRRPPGVAKAVVPAAGLGTRFLPATKATPKEMLPIVDKPAIQYVVEEAVAAGLQDVLMITGRSKRSIEDHFDRAYELEEALRAKNDTQRLHSVRESSELAQVHYVRQGEPRGLGHAVLCAASHVGDEPFAVLLGDDLIGQREALLQRMIEVRDTYGGSVVALMEVEPEQVSLYGCAAIEATDEDDVVVVTDLVEKPPADQAPSRWAIIGRYICDPAVFDVLRETGPGRGGEIQLTDALRELARRKPEDGGPVHGVLFRGQRYDTGNKADYLRTVVEFACERPDLAADFLPWLREFVAAHDTPRADD from the coding sequence ATGACAGATACGCACCGCCGCCCGCCCGGAGTGGCCAAGGCCGTCGTACCGGCGGCCGGACTGGGCACCCGGTTCCTGCCCGCGACCAAGGCCACGCCCAAGGAGATGCTGCCGATCGTCGACAAGCCGGCGATCCAGTACGTGGTGGAGGAGGCGGTCGCCGCCGGCCTCCAGGACGTCCTGATGATCACCGGCCGCAGCAAGCGCTCCATCGAGGACCACTTCGACCGCGCCTACGAACTGGAGGAGGCGCTGCGGGCCAAGAACGACACCCAGCGCCTGCATTCCGTGCGCGAGTCCAGCGAACTGGCGCAGGTCCACTACGTCCGCCAGGGCGAGCCCCGGGGCCTGGGCCACGCCGTGCTGTGCGCCGCCTCCCACGTGGGCGACGAGCCGTTCGCCGTCCTCCTCGGCGACGACCTCATCGGCCAGCGCGAGGCCCTGCTGCAGCGCATGATCGAGGTCCGCGACACCTACGGCGGCAGCGTCGTGGCGCTCATGGAGGTCGAGCCCGAGCAGGTCTCCCTCTACGGCTGCGCCGCGATCGAGGCCACCGACGAGGACGACGTCGTCGTGGTGACCGACCTCGTCGAGAAGCCCCCGGCCGACCAGGCGCCCAGCCGCTGGGCCATCATCGGCCGCTACATCTGCGACCCCGCCGTCTTCGACGTGCTGCGCGAGACCGGCCCCGGCCGCGGCGGCGAGATCCAGCTCACCGACGCCCTGCGCGAGCTGGCCCGCCGCAAGCCCGAGGACGGCGGCCCCGTGCACGGCGTCCTGTTCCGCGGCCAGCGCTACGACACCGGCAACAAGGCCGACTACCTCCGCACTGTGGTGGAATTCGCGTGTGAGCGCCCCGACCTCGCCGCGGACTTCCTGCCGTGGCTGCGGGAGTTCGTGGCCGCCCACGACACCCCGCGCGCCGACGACTGA
- a CDS encoding 5-formyltetrahydrofolate cyclo-ligase: protein MRRRILAARRAMPEAERAAAGPALRDALAEVPLLTTGGTVALYYSVGTEPDTRKLLAALWKHGTYVLLPVLLPGGELDWAAYEGPDSLAPAGRGLVEPLGRRYGTDALRRAAAVLCPALAVDGAGRRLGRGAGCYDRALAHVGPHTLTLAVIYDTELVAEVPAEPHDRAVDGVVTPGRGLLRF from the coding sequence ATGCGGCGCCGGATCCTGGCCGCCCGGCGGGCCATGCCCGAGGCCGAGCGCGCGGCGGCGGGCCCGGCGCTGCGCGATGCGCTGGCCGAGGTCCCGCTGCTGACCACGGGCGGCACGGTGGCGCTGTACTACTCGGTGGGCACCGAGCCGGACACCCGCAAGCTGCTCGCGGCCCTGTGGAAGCACGGGACCTACGTGCTGCTGCCGGTGCTGCTGCCCGGCGGCGAACTGGACTGGGCGGCCTACGAGGGCCCGGACAGCCTGGCGCCGGCCGGGCGCGGGCTGGTGGAGCCGCTGGGCCGGCGCTACGGCACCGACGCGCTGCGCCGGGCGGCGGCGGTGCTGTGCCCGGCGCTGGCCGTGGACGGCGCGGGGCGCCGCCTGGGGCGCGGCGCGGGCTGCTACGACCGCGCGCTGGCGCACGTGGGCCCGCACACCCTGACACTGGCGGTGATATACGACACAGAACTGGTGGCGGAGGTCCCGGCCGAGCCCCACGACCGGGCGGTCGACGGCGTGGTGACACCCGGCCGGGGGCTGCTCCGGTTCTAA
- a CDS encoding FmdB family zinc ribbon protein yields the protein MPTYQYACTECGSQLEAVQSFSDDPLTVCPECQGRLRKVYSAVGIVFKGSGFYRTDSNSSSNRSVMAGSSKNGAKDDSSGGAKSESSGSDSGSASSGSDSASTATTGSSSSAAATAAK from the coding sequence GTGCCGACGTACCAGTACGCATGCACCGAGTGCGGCTCCCAGTTGGAGGCCGTGCAGAGCTTCAGCGACGACCCGCTGACCGTCTGCCCCGAGTGCCAGGGGCGGCTGCGCAAGGTGTACTCCGCCGTGGGCATCGTGTTCAAGGGCTCCGGCTTCTACCGCACCGACAGCAACTCCTCGTCCAACCGCTCGGTGATGGCGGGGTCGAGCAAGAACGGTGCCAAGGACGACTCCTCGGGCGGCGCCAAGAGCGAGTCCTCGGGCTCGGACTCCGGGTCGGCGTCCTCGGGCTCCGACTCCGCCTCGACGGCCACGACCGGCTCCTCCTCCAGCGCCGCCGCGACCGCCGCGAAGTAG
- a CDS encoding SAF domain-containing protein, with the protein MNAGLRAFRLLARWRRALGAACAALALTGAVLLLRPTPAPTAEVWVAARPLTALEPIAPGDLILRALPAGAVPDGALEPSHRAEGRSLSGPVGRGEVITRARLADPPARGHGPGMVAAPLRVPDPGVVDLLHPGSRVDVLAAPADPAVATAADFGGTGGPAAAPAVTVVEDRPVIAVPDPGSGGGLGGGSPGGLVLLAVRPDEARALAGHAAGLLSITIRG; encoded by the coding sequence GTGAACGCCGGCCTGCGGGCCTTCCGCCTCCTGGCGCGGTGGCGCCGGGCGCTCGGCGCCGCCTGCGCGGCACTGGCCCTCACCGGGGCCGTGCTCCTCCTGCGCCCGACTCCCGCGCCCACCGCCGAGGTCTGGGTGGCGGCGCGGCCGCTGACCGCCCTGGAGCCCATCGCCCCCGGCGACCTCATCCTCCGCGCCCTGCCCGCCGGCGCCGTTCCCGACGGCGCCCTGGAGCCGTCCCACCGCGCCGAGGGGCGTTCGCTCTCCGGCCCCGTCGGCCGGGGCGAGGTCATCACCCGGGCGCGGCTGGCCGATCCCCCCGCGCGGGGCCACGGCCCCGGCATGGTGGCGGCGCCGCTGCGGGTGCCCGACCCCGGCGTGGTGGACCTCCTGCACCCCGGCAGCCGGGTCGACGTCCTCGCCGCCCCGGCCGACCCCGCCGTCGCCACGGCCGCGGACTTCGGCGGCACTGGCGGTCCGGCGGCGGCGCCGGCCGTGACCGTCGTCGAGGACCGCCCGGTCATCGCCGTGCCCGATCCCGGATCCGGCGGCGGACTGGGCGGCGGATCGCCGGGCGGGCTCGTGCTGCTGGCCGTCCGCCCCGACGAGGCCCGCGCGCTCGCCGGCCACGCCGCCGGCCTCCTGTCCATCACCATCCGCGGTTGA
- a CDS encoding MscL family protein, with translation MSGFRQFLMQGNLVQLAVAVVIGAVFADLVTAFTEGFITPLIGVFGGVPTFGELYFEVNGSRFLYGRFIDAAVSFLLTAAIVYFFVVLPMTKVLERFTKKEEAANRECPHCRSEISKAASRCAHCTSEVTPETVPEAVSDVSEPVS, from the coding sequence ATGAGCGGTTTCCGGCAGTTCCTGATGCAGGGCAACCTCGTGCAGCTCGCGGTGGCGGTGGTGATCGGCGCGGTGTTCGCCGATCTCGTCACCGCCTTCACCGAGGGCTTCATCACCCCACTGATCGGCGTCTTCGGCGGGGTTCCGACCTTCGGCGAGCTGTACTTCGAGGTCAACGGCAGCCGTTTCCTGTACGGCCGGTTCATCGACGCCGCCGTGAGCTTCCTGCTCACGGCGGCCATCGTGTACTTCTTCGTGGTCCTGCCCATGACCAAGGTCCTGGAGCGCTTCACCAAGAAGGAGGAGGCCGCCAACCGCGAGTGCCCGCACTGCCGCAGCGAGATCAGCAAGGCGGCGTCCCGGTGCGCCCACTGCACCTCCGAGGTCACCCCCGAGACCGTCCCGGAGGCCGTCTCCGACGTCTCCGAGCCCGTGTCCTGA
- a CDS encoding D-alanyl-D-alanine carboxypeptidase family protein, which translates to MPFTLDSTRPVRRVPRIGSFSPLMLSPRVQRHGGVSALLVILVALFLVPSGSASADSDLDQLKQQADEAKAELEEATEEYTEREENLEDAQDELISTLHDLQQTELRLSEMRVPLAQLGSTLYQQPDGGILGVMTSGNLDQDLQVESHVLKLADDKEALLEEANDLRDRQADLAGKAQDLQAETQLERVELEDDLAALREQSEESTRELTEELENRGLDPDAYMAGVECDPTAGQEASGYPNGLLPQGALCELHEGGHFLRADAAVDFLEMNQAYTEEFGTPICLTSSYRDLPNQHRVYQEQPPGNAAVPGTSNHGWGLAVDMCGGVQTEGTPQFAWLEANSTQWGWFHPQWAYSSPYEPWHWEYDAPHG; encoded by the coding sequence GTGCCGTTCACCCTCGATTCCACGCGGCCCGTGCGCCGCGTGCCGCGAATCGGGTCCTTCTCGCCGCTGATGCTATCTCCGCGCGTTCAGCGGCACGGTGGCGTGTCCGCGCTGCTGGTCATCCTCGTGGCGCTCTTCCTGGTGCCCAGCGGCTCCGCCTCCGCCGACTCCGACCTCGACCAGCTCAAGCAGCAGGCCGACGAGGCCAAGGCCGAACTGGAGGAGGCCACCGAGGAGTACACCGAGCGTGAGGAGAACCTGGAGGACGCCCAGGACGAGCTGATCTCCACGCTGCACGACCTCCAGCAGACCGAGTTGCGGCTGTCGGAGATGCGGGTGCCGCTGGCCCAGCTCGGCAGCACGCTCTACCAGCAGCCCGACGGCGGCATCCTCGGTGTGATGACCTCGGGCAACCTCGACCAGGACCTCCAGGTGGAGTCGCACGTCCTCAAGCTCGCCGACGACAAGGAGGCGCTGCTGGAGGAGGCCAACGACCTGCGCGACCGGCAGGCCGACCTCGCGGGCAAGGCCCAGGACCTCCAGGCCGAGACCCAGCTGGAGCGGGTGGAGCTGGAGGACGACCTCGCCGCGCTGCGGGAGCAGTCCGAGGAGAGCACCCGCGAGCTGACGGAGGAGCTGGAGAACCGCGGTCTGGACCCCGACGCCTACATGGCCGGGGTTGAGTGCGACCCCACCGCCGGCCAGGAGGCGTCGGGCTACCCCAACGGCCTGCTGCCCCAGGGCGCGCTGTGCGAGCTGCACGAGGGCGGCCACTTCCTGCGCGCCGACGCGGCCGTGGACTTCCTGGAGATGAACCAGGCCTACACCGAGGAGTTCGGCACCCCCATCTGCCTCACCAGCTCCTACCGCGACCTGCCCAACCAGCACCGCGTCTACCAGGAGCAGCCGCCCGGCAACGCCGCCGTGCCCGGTACCAGCAACCACGGCTGGGGCCTGGCGGTCGACATGTGCGGCGGCGTGCAGACCGAGGGCACCCCGCAGTTCGCGTGGCTTGAGGCGAACTCCACGCAGTGGGGCTGGTTCCACCCGCAGTGGGCGTACTCCAGCCCCTACGAGCCCTGGCACTGGGAGTACGACGCGCCCCACGGATAG
- a CDS encoding methyltransferase domain-containing protein, with amino-acid sequence MSVDWARARATLAASLDTTPDIKAAFGRVPRHAFIPDRVWPAGLGPPLDRGSEPERWADLVYADEAVVTQVADGRSDIGLPSSSSSMPTMMARMIEAADLRPGSRVLEIGTGTGYNAALLCELVGQENVVTVEVDPGLAAQARRRLDALGYAPTVVVGDGAAAWAGFGKFDAVIATCSVVAVPPAWIAQVRTGGIVVTPWAPAPDLPSGLLARLVVGGDRAGGRFCGTSSFMRLRSQRWAGGAPHDLDAEAESVSRWEGDPRDVVLGDACLQLVMMAGPWRLGLRWADAAGEPWAWMSATDSPSWARLHHDGRIEQGGPRRLWDEAEAAFRWWTARGRPPVTDYGLTVDTDGRQRVWLDNPDGGPWWPHPGTGALGADHRART; translated from the coding sequence ATGAGCGTCGACTGGGCGCGGGCCCGTGCGACTCTGGCCGCGTCCCTGGACACCACCCCCGACATCAAGGCGGCGTTCGGGCGGGTGCCTCGGCACGCGTTCATCCCGGACCGCGTGTGGCCGGCGGGCCTGGGTCCGCCCCTGGATCGCGGCTCCGAGCCCGAGCGCTGGGCCGATCTGGTGTACGCCGACGAGGCCGTCGTCACCCAGGTCGCCGACGGCCGCTCCGACATCGGGCTCCCCTCGTCCTCCTCCTCGATGCCGACCATGATGGCCCGCATGATCGAGGCCGCCGATCTGCGGCCCGGGTCGCGGGTCCTGGAGATCGGCACCGGCACCGGCTACAACGCCGCGCTGCTGTGCGAACTCGTCGGCCAGGAGAACGTGGTCACCGTCGAGGTCGATCCCGGGCTGGCCGCGCAGGCGCGCCGCCGACTGGACGCCCTGGGGTACGCGCCCACGGTGGTCGTCGGCGACGGGGCGGCGGCGTGGGCCGGCTTCGGGAAGTTCGACGCGGTGATCGCCACGTGCAGCGTGGTCGCGGTGCCGCCCGCGTGGATCGCGCAGGTGCGCACCGGCGGGATCGTGGTGACGCCGTGGGCACCGGCGCCCGACCTGCCCAGCGGGCTGCTGGCGCGCCTGGTCGTCGGCGGCGACCGGGCGGGCGGACGGTTCTGCGGCACCTCCAGCTTCATGCGGCTGCGGTCCCAGCGGTGGGCCGGGGGCGCCCCGCACGACCTGGACGCCGAGGCCGAGTCCGTCTCCCGGTGGGAGGGGGACCCGCGCGACGTGGTCCTGGGGGACGCCTGCCTGCAACTCGTCATGATGGCCGGCCCATGGCGGCTGGGACTGCGCTGGGCCGATGCCGCCGGGGAGCCATGGGCGTGGATGTCGGCCACCGACAGCCCGTCCTGGGCGCGGCTGCACCACGACGGCCGCATCGAGCAGGGCGGCCCGCGGCGGCTGTGGGACGAGGCCGAGGCGGCGTTCCGGTGGTGGACGGCCCGCGGCCGACCGCCGGTCACCGACTACGGCCTCACCGTCGACACCGACGGTCGGCAGCGAGTGTGGCTGGACAACCCCGACGGTGGCCCGTGGTGGCCCCACCCCGGCACCGGGGCGCTGGGCGCCGACCACCGGGCGCGCACTTGA
- the arsB gene encoding ACR3 family arsenite efflux transporter: protein MARARAAKAAGPAAPAAPAGTPVAAALPRLDRYLPVWIGLAMGAGLLLGRWVPGVPAALEAVEVGGISVPIALGLLLMMYPVLAKVRYDRLGAVARDTRTLAASLVLNWVVGPALMFALAWLLLPDLPEFRTGLIIVGLARCIAMVVIWNDLACGDREAAAVLVALNSLFQVVAFGALGWFYLDLLPGRLGLDTSGIDVSPWEIAAMVAVFLGVPLAAGFATRAAAERTRGRTWYEDRFLPRVGPLALYGLLFTIVMLFALQGEAITSRPLDVARIALPLLAYFVVMWGVSLLLGRWIGLGYERSATLAFTAAGNNFELAIAVAIGVFGAASGQALAGVVGPLIEVPVLVGLVYVSLWSRRFFGGAASPRAEP, encoded by the coding sequence ATGGCCCGCGCGCGGGCGGCGAAGGCCGCCGGGCCCGCCGCACCGGCCGCACCCGCCGGGACCCCGGTCGCGGCGGCGCTGCCGCGCCTGGACCGCTACCTGCCGGTGTGGATCGGCCTGGCGATGGGCGCGGGCCTGCTGCTGGGCCGCTGGGTGCCGGGGGTGCCGGCGGCCCTGGAGGCGGTGGAGGTCGGCGGGATCTCCGTGCCCATCGCCCTGGGCCTGCTGCTGATGATGTACCCGGTGCTGGCCAAGGTCCGCTACGACCGCCTGGGCGCGGTCGCCCGCGACACCCGGACGCTGGCCGCCTCGCTGGTGCTCAACTGGGTGGTGGGGCCCGCGCTGATGTTCGCCCTGGCCTGGCTGCTGCTGCCGGACCTGCCGGAGTTCCGCACCGGGCTGATCATCGTGGGGCTGGCCCGCTGCATCGCGATGGTGGTCATCTGGAACGACCTCGCCTGCGGCGACCGCGAGGCGGCCGCCGTGCTCGTGGCCCTCAACTCCCTGTTCCAGGTGGTGGCGTTCGGCGCCCTGGGCTGGTTCTACCTCGACCTGCTGCCGGGCCGGCTGGGGCTGGACACCAGCGGCATCGACGTCTCGCCGTGGGAGATCGCGGCCATGGTCGCGGTGTTCCTCGGAGTCCCGCTGGCCGCCGGGTTCGCCACCCGCGCCGCCGCCGAACGCACGCGCGGCCGCACCTGGTACGAGGACCGCTTCCTACCGCGCGTCGGCCCGCTGGCGCTGTACGGCCTGCTGTTCACCATCGTGATGCTGTTCGCCCTCCAGGGCGAGGCCATCACGTCGCGCCCCCTGGACGTCGCCCGGATCGCGCTGCCGCTGCTGGCCTACTTCGTGGTCATGTGGGGCGTGTCGCTGCTGCTGGGCCGCTGGATCGGTCTCGGCTACGAGCGGTCGGCCACCCTGGCGTTCACGGCGGCCGGCAACAACTTCGAACTGGCGATCGCCGTCGCGATCGGCGTGTTCGGCGCGGCATCGGGCCAGGCCCTGGCCGGAGTGGTCGGCCCCCTGATCGAGGTTCCCGTCCTGGTCGGCCTGGTCTACGTCTCCCTGTGGTCCCGCCGGTTCTTCGGCGGAGCCGCCTCGCCGAGGGCGGAACCCTGA
- a CDS encoding ArsR/SmtB family transcription factor, which translates to MLMSVDTDVIRALGDPLRQRILALLARETLCTTHLMAETGARQTNLSNHLRVLREAGLVDTEPCGRFTYYRLRPEALEAVAEGFAELAAVARASGRARRAC; encoded by the coding sequence ATGCTGATGTCAGTCGACACTGATGTGATCCGCGCCCTGGGCGATCCCCTGCGGCAGCGGATTCTCGCCCTGCTCGCGCGCGAGACCCTGTGTACGACCCACCTCATGGCCGAGACCGGGGCGCGCCAGACCAACCTGTCCAACCACCTGCGCGTGCTGCGCGAGGCCGGGCTGGTCGACACCGAGCCGTGCGGCCGGTTCACCTACTACCGGCTGCGCCCGGAGGCCCTGGAGGCGGTCGCGGAGGGCTTCGCCGAACTCGCCGCCGTCGCCCGCGCCAGTGGCCGGGCGCGGAGGGCCTGCTGA